One Sphingomonas sp. FARSPH DNA segment encodes these proteins:
- a CDS encoding peroxiredoxin — protein sequence MTISVGDTIPAVPLVKVTPDGPDTISSEEYFAGRTVALFAVPGAFTPTCSAKHLPGFVEQKDAILAKGVDEIACTSVNDAFVMAAWAKTAGAEGITMLADGNAAFAEALGLAIDASKFGMGTRSARYAMLVEDGVVKQLHVEAPGEFKVSSAEHLLSEI from the coding sequence ATGACCATTTCCGTCGGCGACACCATTCCCGCCGTTCCGCTCGTCAAGGTGACGCCGGACGGCCCCGACACGATCTCGTCCGAGGAGTATTTCGCTGGCCGCACCGTCGCGCTGTTCGCGGTGCCCGGCGCGTTCACGCCGACCTGCTCGGCCAAGCACCTGCCCGGCTTCGTCGAACAGAAGGACGCGATCCTGGCGAAGGGCGTCGACGAGATCGCCTGCACATCCGTCAACGACGCCTTCGTCATGGCCGCCTGGGCCAAGACCGCGGGCGCGGAGGGCATCACGATGCTGGCGGACGGGAACGCCGCCTTCGCCGAGGCGCTGGGCCTGGCGATCGACGCGAGCAAGTTTGGCATGGGCACGCGCTCGGCCCGCTATGCGATGCTGGTCGAGGACGGCGTGGTGAAGCAGCTCCACGTCGAGGCGCCCGGCGAGTTCAAGGTCAGCAGCGCGGAACATCTGCTCAGCGAGATATGA
- a CDS encoding YqgE/AlgH family protein, translated as MNDLAFLTGQFLLATPGMMDPRFDHAVIAMCAHDAAGALGIGIGATIDDLGLHDLLDQFDIAHGDAPDVPIHFGGPVEPRRGFVLHSTDWGGQDTIDVAGRWAMSSTVDVLRAIAAGTGPSRYVVALGYAGWGAGQLEGEMAQPGWFNVAGDDALLFDTAADRRWAGSFARAGIDPRLLVADTGTA; from the coding sequence ATGAACGATCTGGCCTTTCTGACGGGGCAGTTCCTGCTCGCGACGCCCGGGATGATGGACCCGCGGTTCGACCATGCGGTGATTGCGATGTGCGCGCATGACGCCGCGGGTGCGCTCGGCATCGGGATCGGCGCGACGATCGACGACCTCGGCCTGCACGATCTGCTCGACCAGTTCGACATCGCGCACGGCGATGCGCCCGACGTGCCGATCCACTTCGGTGGCCCGGTCGAGCCGCGGCGCGGCTTCGTGCTCCATTCCACCGACTGGGGCGGGCAGGACACGATCGACGTCGCCGGCCGCTGGGCGATGTCGAGCACCGTCGACGTGCTGCGTGCGATCGCGGCAGGGACGGGGCCGTCGCGCTACGTCGTCGCGCTCGGCTATGCGGGCTGGGGCGCGGGACAGCTGGAGGGCGAAATGGCGCAGCCGGGCTGGTTCAACGTGGCGGGCGACGACGCCTTGCTGTTCGACACCGCCGCCGACCGCCGCTGGGCAGGCAGCTTCGCTCGGGCGGGGATCGACCCGCGGCTGCTCGTCGCCGACACGGGCACCGCATGA
- the ahcY gene encoding adenosylhomocysteinase, translating to MATALATETHDYVIKDIGLADFGRAEIKIAETEMPGLMALRSEFGAAQPLKGARITGSLHMTIQTAVLIETLTALGADVRWATCNIYSTQDHAAAAIAATGVPVFAVKGESLAEYWDYVGDIFSWDHEVEGQTANIILDDGGDATMFALWGAKLEAGATFAEPENEEEVEFQRSVKAFIARKPGYLTQTVKNLKGVSEETTTGVHRLYEIAKKGELPFPAINVNDSVTKSKFDNLYGCKESLVDAIRRATDVMLAGKVATVAGFGDVGKGSAQSLRNGGARVLVTEIDPICALQAAMEGFEVVTMDEAVKRSDIFVTATGNADVITADHMKAMKPMSIVCNIGHFDSEIQIAALSNYKWTEVKPGTDLVEFPDGKQIIVLAKGRLVNLGCATGHPSFVMSASFTNQTLAQIELWTKGENYKNEVYVLPKHLDEKVAALHLEKLGVQLSKLSEKQASYIGVPVEGPFKPDHYRY from the coding sequence GTGGCAACCGCGCTCGCTACCGAGACCCACGATTACGTCATCAAGGACATCGGCCTCGCCGATTTCGGCCGCGCCGAAATCAAGATCGCCGAAACCGAAATGCCCGGCCTGATGGCACTGCGCAGCGAATTCGGCGCGGCGCAGCCGCTCAAGGGCGCGCGCATCACCGGCTCGCTGCACATGACGATCCAGACCGCGGTGCTGATCGAGACGCTGACCGCGCTCGGCGCCGACGTCCGCTGGGCGACGTGCAACATCTATTCGACGCAGGACCATGCCGCCGCCGCGATCGCCGCGACCGGCGTGCCCGTGTTCGCGGTGAAGGGCGAGAGCCTGGCCGAATATTGGGACTATGTCGGCGACATCTTCTCGTGGGACCATGAGGTCGAGGGCCAGACCGCCAACATCATCCTCGACGACGGCGGCGACGCGACCATGTTCGCGCTGTGGGGCGCGAAGCTGGAAGCCGGCGCGACCTTCGCCGAGCCGGAGAACGAGGAAGAGGTCGAGTTCCAGCGCTCGGTCAAGGCGTTCATCGCCAGGAAGCCGGGCTATCTGACGCAGACCGTCAAGAACCTGAAGGGCGTCAGCGAAGAGACCACCACCGGCGTGCACCGCCTGTACGAGATCGCGAAGAAGGGCGAGCTTCCCTTCCCGGCGATCAACGTCAACGATTCGGTCACCAAGTCGAAGTTCGACAATCTGTACGGCTGCAAGGAATCGCTGGTCGACGCGATCCGTCGCGCCACCGACGTGATGCTCGCGGGCAAGGTCGCGACCGTCGCCGGCTTCGGCGACGTCGGCAAGGGTTCGGCCCAGTCGCTGCGCAACGGCGGCGCGCGCGTGCTCGTCACCGAGATCGACCCGATCTGCGCATTGCAGGCGGCGATGGAGGGCTTCGAGGTCGTGACGATGGACGAGGCGGTGAAGCGCTCGGACATCTTCGTGACCGCGACCGGCAACGCCGACGTCATCACTGCCGATCACATGAAGGCGATGAAGCCGATGTCGATCGTCTGCAACATCGGCCACTTCGACAGCGAGATCCAGATCGCCGCGCTGTCGAACTACAAGTGGACCGAAGTGAAGCCGGGCACCGACCTCGTCGAATTCCCGGACGGCAAGCAGATCATCGTGCTCGCCAAGGGCCGGCTGGTGAACCTGGGCTGCGCCACCGGCCACCCGTCGTTCGTGATGTCCGCCTCGTTCACCAACCAGACGCTCGCGCAGATCGAGCTGTGGACGAAGGGCGAGAACTACAAGAACGAGGTCTACGTCCTGCCCAAGCACCTCGACGAGAAGGTCGCCGCGCTCCACCTCGAAAAGCTGGGCGTCCAGCTGTCGAAGCTGTCGGAGAAGCAGGCGAGCTACATCGGCGTGCCGGTCGAAGGGCCGTTCAAGCCGGATCACTATCGCTACTGA
- a CDS encoding PAS domain-containing sensor histidine kinase: protein MIQLSVMAAVVAGAVLALLVAGGGYALYLGWRWRGEASAAVARVREWEALRQVSPAMAMLVRADGRVEMPPRLVDWFGLSSAPRFLQDLGGDGGLPDDEAAALANDVKAAQRAGRAFVRALHPQGSGRSITVRGARAPGDLGATGAVVLWTLDATETQGEIARLTAEVDELSAAFDALTGLIEAAPLPMWYRTPDFRLAMVNRAYVRAVEGKDAADVVGRELELVEGSGRGGPKAGARLAREEGRPQVATLPATIGGERRAFYVHDIPLPTGGVAGYAVDIEDLEQSRADAKRFAEAQRAMLDRLSAGVAQFGPDRGLVFCNQPFRRMFAMRAEWLADRPEFERVLERMREASRLPEVRDFPTWKAERRQWFVPGEDAVEENWHLSGGTHLRVVAQPLPDGGLLLIFEDRTEQVQLASARDTLLRVRTATFDNLFEALAVFAADGKLQLWNNRMRTVWGFEEEFLAAHPRVDAFAEAAASRLATPNRAALIPELVRSATAERQQRGGRVAFADGRHFEFAAVPLPDGNALLTMLDITDSRRAEQALRERANALEAADKVKTQFVANMSYELRTPLTSISGFAEMLHGGYAGALSPEGDQYVQAILDSVERLGLLIDDVLDLTQGGDEAEVARVDVDLAAVARQAADTIQPAAKRRKLDFAVELARSTGRVTGDPKRLKEVIEHLLRHAVAATPEGGRILLHADGNATRARIVVSDDGYGMDAAAVAHAFDRFAEPGMQPTGERALGLGLPLAKQFVEAHGGTIELVSEPGQGTLVTVELPRR from the coding sequence TTGATCCAGCTTTCGGTGATGGCGGCGGTCGTGGCGGGGGCGGTGCTGGCGCTGCTGGTCGCGGGCGGCGGCTATGCGCTCTACCTCGGCTGGCGCTGGCGCGGCGAGGCGAGCGCCGCGGTCGCGCGGGTCCGCGAGTGGGAGGCGCTGCGCCAGGTGTCGCCGGCGATGGCGATGCTGGTCCGCGCTGACGGCCGCGTCGAGATGCCGCCGCGCCTCGTCGACTGGTTCGGCCTGTCGAGCGCACCGCGCTTCCTGCAGGACCTCGGCGGCGACGGCGGCCTGCCCGACGACGAGGCGGCGGCGCTGGCGAACGACGTCAAGGCGGCGCAGCGCGCGGGGCGCGCCTTCGTCCGCGCGCTGCATCCGCAAGGGTCGGGGCGCAGCATCACCGTGCGCGGCGCGCGCGCGCCCGGCGATCTGGGCGCGACCGGCGCGGTCGTGTTGTGGACGCTCGACGCCACCGAGACGCAGGGCGAGATCGCGCGGCTGACCGCGGAGGTCGACGAACTGTCGGCCGCGTTCGATGCGCTGACCGGGCTGATCGAGGCGGCGCCGCTGCCGATGTGGTATCGCACGCCCGATTTCCGGCTGGCGATGGTCAACCGTGCCTATGTCCGCGCGGTCGAGGGGAAGGACGCCGCCGACGTCGTCGGGCGCGAACTGGAGCTGGTCGAGGGATCGGGGCGTGGCGGGCCGAAGGCGGGCGCGCGGCTGGCGCGCGAGGAGGGCCGGCCGCAGGTCGCGACCTTGCCCGCGACGATCGGCGGCGAACGACGTGCCTTTTACGTCCACGACATCCCGCTGCCGACCGGCGGCGTCGCGGGCTACGCGGTCGATATCGAGGATCTGGAACAGTCGCGTGCCGACGCCAAGCGGTTCGCGGAGGCGCAGCGCGCGATGCTCGATCGCCTGTCGGCGGGCGTCGCGCAATTCGGGCCCGATCGCGGCCTCGTCTTCTGCAACCAGCCGTTCCGCCGCATGTTCGCGATGCGTGCCGAATGGCTCGCCGACCGACCGGAGTTCGAACGCGTGCTGGAACGCATGCGCGAGGCGAGCCGCCTGCCCGAGGTGCGCGATTTCCCGACGTGGAAGGCGGAGCGGCGGCAATGGTTCGTGCCGGGCGAGGACGCGGTCGAGGAAAACTGGCACCTGTCGGGCGGCACGCATTTGCGCGTTGTCGCGCAGCCGCTGCCCGACGGTGGCCTGCTGCTGATCTTCGAGGATCGTACCGAACAGGTGCAGCTCGCCAGCGCGCGCGACACGTTGCTGCGCGTGCGCACCGCGACCTTCGACAATCTGTTCGAGGCGCTGGCGGTGTTCGCAGCGGACGGCAAGCTGCAGCTGTGGAACAACCGCATGCGCACCGTCTGGGGGTTCGAGGAGGAGTTCCTCGCCGCCCATCCGCGCGTCGACGCTTTTGCCGAAGCCGCCGCCTCGCGCCTCGCCACGCCAAATCGTGCAGCCTTGATCCCCGAACTCGTCCGCTCCGCCACGGCGGAGCGACAGCAGCGCGGCGGCCGTGTCGCCTTCGCCGACGGCCGCCATTTCGAATTCGCCGCGGTGCCGCTGCCCGATGGCAACGCGCTGCTGACGATGCTCGACATCACCGACAGCCGCCGCGCCGAACAGGCACTGCGCGAACGCGCCAACGCGCTGGAGGCGGCGGACAAGGTCAAGACGCAGTTCGTCGCCAACATGAGCTACGAATTGCGCACGCCGCTCACCTCGATCAGCGGCTTTGCCGAGATGCTGCACGGCGGCTATGCCGGCGCGTTATCGCCGGAGGGTGACCAATATGTCCAGGCGATCCTCGATTCGGTCGAGCGGCTGGGGCTGCTGATCGACGACGTGCTCGACCTGACGCAGGGCGGCGACGAGGCGGAGGTGGCGCGCGTCGACGTCGATCTCGCCGCGGTCGCGCGGCAGGCGGCGGACACGATCCAGCCTGCAGCGAAGCGCCGCAAGCTCGACTTCGCGGTCGAACTGGCCCGATCGACGGGCCGCGTCACCGGCGATCCGAAGCGGCTGAAGGAAGTGATCGAGCATCTGCTGCGCCACGCCGTCGCCGCGACACCGGAGGGCGGCCGCATTCTGCTCCACGCCGACGGCAATGCGACGCGCGCGCGGATCGTCGTGTCCGACGACGGATACGGCATGGATGCGGCGGCGGTCGCGCATGCCTTCGACCGATTCGCGGAGCCGGGCATGCAACCGACCGGCGAACGCGCGCTTGGCCTCGGCCTGCCGCTCGCCAAGCAGTTCGTCGAGGCGCATGGCGGGACGATCGAACTGGTGTCCGAACCGGGGCAGGGGACGCTGGTGACGGTGGAGCTGCCGCGGCGATGA
- the tsaE gene encoding tRNA (adenosine(37)-N6)-threonylcarbamoyltransferase complex ATPase subunit type 1 TsaE, giving the protein MTQVQLPDAAATEAFGARLAAVLEPGDVIALHGDLGMGKTSLARGLLAALGLAGEAPSPSFAIVQPYAPPEVRLPVLHVDLYRIDDPAEIEELGLDEALYDSALVVEWPERGGARWPDALVLTLSPAPDGGRILTADVPTSWKRRWPI; this is encoded by the coding sequence GTGACGCAGGTCCAGCTACCCGACGCCGCCGCCACCGAGGCCTTCGGCGCGCGTCTCGCCGCGGTGCTCGAGCCCGGCGACGTCATCGCGCTGCACGGCGACCTTGGCATGGGCAAGACCAGCCTCGCGCGCGGGCTGCTCGCCGCGCTCGGCCTGGCGGGCGAAGCGCCCAGCCCCAGCTTCGCGATCGTCCAGCCCTATGCCCCGCCCGAAGTGCGTCTGCCCGTGCTGCATGTCGACCTCTACCGGATCGACGATCCCGCCGAGATCGAGGAGCTGGGCCTCGACGAAGCGCTCTATGATTCTGCGCTGGTCGTCGAATGGCCCGAGCGTGGCGGCGCGCGCTGGCCTGATGCGCTCGTCCTGACCCTCTCGCCGGCACCGGATGGCGGACGAATCTTGACAGCGGACGTGCCCACGTCATGGAAGCGGCGATGGCCGATATGA
- a CDS encoding aminoglycoside phosphotransferase family protein, giving the protein MTPPGAAPAFLERHGWAGEIVPLAGDASFRRYFRIHAGDRRAILMDAPPPHEDPRPFLSVAAWLGEHGFAAPAIHAVDLDQGFVLLEDFGDDRLREAADANSEAAVPLYEAAIDLLVALAQHPAAGLEPYDRVVLHREAALFVEWYCPAVGLNVDVDGYRAAWDSVFDHALADQPVTVLRDYHAENLMLVGPDRALGLLDFQDALAGHPAYDLVSLLQDARRDVEPSLEEAMLARYRAATGAGDAFMNAYHVLGAQRNAKVIGIFTRLWKRDGKPRYPTLCPRVWAYLERDLSQPVLAPVAAWFDANVPPEKRGDPLVLAA; this is encoded by the coding sequence ATGACCCCGCCGGGCGCCGCGCCCGCCTTCCTCGAACGGCACGGCTGGGCGGGCGAGATCGTCCCGCTCGCCGGCGACGCCTCGTTCCGCCGCTATTTCCGCATCCATGCCGGCGACCGGCGCGCGATCCTGATGGACGCGCCGCCCCCGCATGAGGATCCGCGCCCGTTCCTGTCGGTCGCGGCGTGGCTCGGCGAGCATGGCTTTGCGGCACCGGCGATCCACGCCGTCGATCTCGACCAGGGGTTCGTCCTGCTCGAGGATTTCGGCGACGATCGCCTGCGCGAGGCCGCGGATGCCAACAGCGAGGCGGCGGTGCCGCTCTACGAAGCGGCGATCGATCTGCTCGTCGCGCTCGCGCAGCATCCCGCCGCGGGGCTTGAGCCCTACGACCGCGTGGTGCTGCACCGCGAGGCGGCGCTGTTCGTCGAATGGTATTGCCCCGCGGTCGGCCTGAACGTCGATGTCGACGGCTATCGCGCGGCGTGGGACTCGGTGTTCGACCATGCGCTCGCTGACCAACCCGTCACGGTGTTGCGTGACTATCATGCCGAAAACCTGATGCTGGTCGGGCCCGACCGCGCGCTCGGCCTGCTCGATTTCCAGGACGCGCTCGCCGGCCACCCCGCCTACGACCTCGTCTCGCTGCTCCAGGATGCGCGCCGCGACGTCGAACCCTCGCTCGAGGAGGCGATGCTCGCCCGCTATCGCGCCGCGACGGGGGCGGGGGATGCGTTCATGAACGCCTATCACGTGCTCGGCGCGCAGCGGAATGCGAAGGTGATCGGCATCTTCACCCGGTTGTGGAAACGCGACGGCAAGCCGCGCTATCCGACGCTCTGCCCGCGCGTCTGGGCCTATCTGGAACGCGATCTGTCGCAGCCGGTGCTGGCGCCCGTCGCCGCCTGGTTCGACGCCAACGTCCCGCCCGAAAAGCGCGGCGATCCCTTGGTGCTCGCCGCATGA
- a CDS encoding nucleotidyltransferase family protein — protein MTRLRSLRPDPGGRVPETAMVMAAGLGKRMRPLTATRPKPLVEVAGKPLIDHVFDRLRAAGVRRAVVNVHYLADVLEAHLVNRFPDIEIIISDERAQLMETGGGLVQARHLLGDAPVLVVNSDNLWLDGPVDALKLLAARWDGDAMDALLQVVPYARANNHKGQGDFRLAADGRITGRRREGGTAPFVYTGVQILHPRIIADWPEGPFSTNLFWNRAIEAGRAFGQVHQGLWFDVGTPQAIPKTEALIADG, from the coding sequence ATGACGCGCCTTCGCTCGCTGCGCCCCGATCCCGGCGGCCGCGTGCCGGAAACGGCGATGGTGATGGCGGCCGGCCTCGGCAAGCGCATGCGCCCGCTCACCGCGACGCGGCCCAAGCCCTTGGTGGAAGTGGCGGGCAAGCCGTTGATCGACCATGTCTTCGATCGCCTGCGCGCGGCGGGCGTGCGGCGTGCGGTGGTCAACGTCCACTACCTCGCCGACGTGCTTGAGGCGCATCTCGTCAACCGCTTCCCGGATATCGAGATCATCATCTCCGACGAACGCGCGCAGCTGATGGAGACGGGCGGCGGGCTGGTGCAGGCGCGCCACCTGCTGGGCGATGCGCCCGTCCTGGTCGTCAACAGCGACAATCTCTGGCTCGACGGGCCCGTCGACGCGCTGAAGCTGCTCGCGGCGCGATGGGACGGCGACGCGATGGATGCGTTGCTGCAGGTCGTGCCCTATGCGCGCGCCAACAACCACAAGGGGCAGGGCGATTTCCGCCTCGCCGCCGATGGGCGGATCACCGGCCGCCGGCGCGAGGGCGGCACCGCGCCCTTCGTGTATACGGGCGTCCAAATCCTCCACCCGCGGATCATCGCCGACTGGCCGGAGGGGCCGTTTTCCACCAACCTGTTCTGGAACCGCGCGATCGAGGCGGGCCGCGCCTTCGGCCAGGTGCACCAGGGCCTGTGGTTCGACGTCGGCACGCCGCAGGCGATCCCGAAGACGGAAGCGCTGATCGCCGATGGCTGA
- the addB gene encoding double-strand break repair protein AddB has product MAERRRPQLFTIPSHKAFADTLVAGLLRRAGDDPMALARGLVLLPNNRAVVAVTNAFVRASGGGLLLPRLVPLGSPDLGEAVGAALDPADDAAPPQPAVPAMRRRMILARLVQEERARAGQPVDAAEAVRLAGDLCHTLDQLLVEEVPPERLRDIDLAPELSEHWQRALSTFAIVLERWPAELAQAGMIDAATRRRMLLDRLEARWRAAPPAGFVCAAGITDPAPAVARLLRCVADAPAGMTVFAGLDLAMPDAEWDALGPHAPDPVTGIARRSIETHPQFHMKQLMDRMGVGRAEFSTWPGTAGPDAGAIRGRAVANALAPAIFTGKWTALKAEERRLTGVSAAEFATPAEEAQGIALALRDALEEEGRTAALVTPDRALARRVAAHLERWGITANDSAGRPLSLYASGTLLLALAEAAAQRFAPLALLALLKHPLVRTGEARLAWLDGVRRLDRSLRGPRPAPGLDGIAAHLERHGRKRALAWWQEAADLLRPIESVFDDGAQPLAAMLACLRETAQSLCGDDLWAGLPGRAAAQFMDDLEADAAAGPPRIDPAGLAPLLRGLLDEVAVRLPSGRNHPRIAIYGLLEARLQTADLMVLGGLNEGVWPGRPSPDPWLAPRIRAALGLPGLEFAVGVAAHEFGQALGAPTALVTRARRDAAGPTLASRLWLRLQAMAGDRFTRARDLERWVHALDAPGEHHPADRPAPVPPPTLRPKAISVTEIDRLKADPYAFYARRVLALMPLDPVDADPTAAWRGTEVHRILEEWWRQDGCAPATLIARAEAMLADERTHPMMRALWRPRLMEAIDWIAGQVAAQAAEGRIVASAEGSGRIEIAGVTLTGRYDRIDRLADGGLAIVDYKTGKPPSAAAVRAGYSLQLGLLGAIAERGGFADVAGKAAAFEYWSLGKKRDQFGYIETPVHPEGARDRIATSEFTGIAVANFVDAAGKWLTGSEPFTAKLVPEYAPYAEYDQLMRRDEWYGRD; this is encoded by the coding sequence ATGGCTGAGCGCCGCCGGCCGCAGCTGTTCACCATCCCCTCGCACAAGGCGTTCGCCGATACGCTCGTCGCGGGATTGCTGCGCCGCGCGGGCGACGATCCGATGGCGCTCGCCCGCGGGCTGGTGCTGCTTCCCAACAACCGCGCCGTCGTCGCGGTCACCAACGCATTCGTGCGCGCGAGCGGCGGCGGCCTGTTGCTGCCGCGCCTCGTGCCGCTCGGCAGCCCGGACCTCGGCGAGGCGGTCGGCGCCGCGCTCGATCCCGCCGACGATGCCGCTCCGCCGCAGCCCGCGGTGCCGGCGATGCGGCGCCGGATGATTCTTGCGCGATTGGTGCAGGAGGAACGCGCACGCGCCGGCCAGCCCGTCGATGCGGCGGAGGCGGTGCGGCTGGCAGGCGACCTGTGCCACACGCTCGACCAGCTGCTTGTCGAAGAGGTGCCGCCGGAGCGTTTGCGCGACATCGATCTCGCGCCCGAGCTCAGCGAGCATTGGCAGCGCGCGCTGTCGACCTTCGCGATCGTCCTCGAACGCTGGCCCGCCGAGCTGGCGCAGGCCGGCATGATCGACGCGGCGACGCGGCGGCGGATGCTGCTCGACCGGTTGGAGGCGCGCTGGCGCGCCGCGCCGCCCGCGGGCTTCGTCTGCGCGGCGGGCATCACCGACCCCGCCCCCGCGGTCGCGCGGCTGCTGCGCTGCGTCGCCGACGCGCCCGCCGGCATGACCGTGTTCGCCGGGCTCGACCTCGCCATGCCCGACGCGGAATGGGACGCGCTCGGGCCGCACGCTCCCGACCCCGTCACCGGCATCGCGCGCCGGTCGATCGAGACGCACCCGCAATTCCACATGAAGCAGCTGATGGACCGGATGGGCGTCGGCCGCGCGGAATTTTCGACCTGGCCCGGCACCGCGGGTCCCGATGCAGGCGCGATCCGCGGGCGCGCTGTCGCCAATGCGCTCGCGCCCGCAATCTTCACCGGCAAATGGACCGCGCTGAAGGCCGAGGAGCGGCGCCTGACCGGCGTCTCCGCCGCCGAATTCGCGACCCCGGCGGAAGAGGCGCAGGGGATCGCGCTCGCGCTGCGTGACGCCTTGGAGGAGGAAGGGCGCACCGCCGCGCTCGTCACTCCGGATCGCGCGCTCGCGCGGCGGGTCGCGGCGCATCTCGAACGCTGGGGCATCACCGCGAACGATTCCGCCGGCCGTCCGCTCTCGCTTTACGCGTCGGGCACGTTGCTGCTCGCGCTGGCGGAGGCGGCGGCGCAACGCTTCGCGCCGCTCGCGTTGCTCGCCCTGCTCAAGCATCCCTTGGTGCGCACCGGCGAAGCGCGGCTGGCGTGGCTCGATGGCGTCCGCCGGCTCGACCGGAGCTTGCGCGGCCCGCGGCCCGCGCCCGGGCTCGACGGCATCGCCGCGCATCTGGAGCGCCACGGCCGCAAGCGCGCGCTGGCATGGTGGCAGGAGGCGGCCGACCTGCTCCGCCCGATCGAAAGCGTGTTTGACGACGGCGCGCAGCCGCTGGCCGCCATGCTTGCCTGCCTGCGCGAGACGGCGCAGAGCCTTTGCGGCGACGATCTGTGGGCGGGGCTTCCCGGCCGCGCCGCCGCGCAGTTCATGGACGATCTGGAGGCGGATGCCGCCGCCGGGCCGCCGCGCATCGACCCCGCCGGTCTCGCGCCGCTGCTGCGCGGATTGCTCGACGAGGTCGCGGTGCGTCTGCCCAGCGGGCGCAACCATCCGCGCATCGCGATCTACGGCCTGCTCGAGGCGCGGTTGCAGACCGCGGACCTGATGGTGCTGGGAGGCCTCAACGAAGGCGTCTGGCCGGGTCGCCCGTCGCCCGATCCGTGGCTTGCACCGCGCATCCGCGCCGCGCTCGGGCTGCCCGGTCTCGAATTCGCGGTCGGTGTCGCCGCGCACGAATTCGGCCAGGCGCTCGGCGCACCGACCGCGCTCGTCACCCGCGCGCGCCGCGACGCCGCCGGGCCGACGCTGGCGTCGCGATTGTGGCTGCGGCTGCAGGCGATGGCGGGCGACCGCTTCACCCGCGCGCGCGATCTGGAACGCTGGGTCCATGCGCTCGACGCGCCGGGCGAGCATCATCCCGCCGATCGCCCCGCACCCGTACCGCCCCCCACGCTCCGTCCCAAGGCGATTTCCGTCACCGAGATCGACCGGCTGAAGGCGGATCCTTATGCCTTCTACGCGCGCCGTGTGCTCGCGCTGATGCCGCTCGACCCGGTCGATGCCGATCCGACCGCGGCGTGGCGGGGCACGGAGGTGCACCGCATCCTCGAGGAATGGTGGCGGCAGGACGGTTGCGCGCCCGCAACGCTGATCGCGCGGGCAGAGGCGATGCTCGCCGACGAGCGGACGCACCCGATGATGCGCGCGCTTTGGCGGCCGCGGCTGATGGAGGCGATCGACTGGATCGCCGGGCAGGTCGCGGCGCAGGCCGCCGAGGGGCGCATCGTCGCCAGCGCAGAAGGATCGGGCAGGATCGAGATCGCCGGCGTCACGCTGACCGGCCGCTACGACCGGATCGACCGCCTCGCGGACGGCGGCCTCGCCATCGTGGATTACAAGACCGGCAAGCCGCCGTCTGCCGCCGCGGTGCGCGCGGGCTACAGCCTGCAACTCGGGCTGCTCGGCGCGATCGCCGAGCGCGGCGGGTTCGCCGACGTCGCGGGCAAAGCTGCGGCGTTCGAATATTGGTCGCTCGGCAAGAAGCGCGACCAGTTCGGCTATATCGAGACGCCGGTCCATCCCGAGGGCGCGCGCGACCGGATCGCGACGAGCGAGTTCACCGGCATCGCCGTTGCCAATTTCGTGGATGCGGCGGGCAAGTGGCTGACCGGCAGCGAACCGTTCACCGCCAAGCTCGTCCCCGAATATGCCCCTTATGCCGAATACGACCAATTGATGCGCCGGGACGAATGGTATGGCCGCGACTGA